A single Syngnathus acus chromosome 8, fSynAcu1.2, whole genome shotgun sequence DNA region contains:
- the sh2b1 gene encoding SH2B adapter protein 1 isoform X1, which translates to MNGSLLTPPSPRATNSSPLPPSPSPSPSPPSPSLLPLSPRPPPLPPLMSPPPPTHPSSLSDTPTPSPSPCLSWTEFCELHARVAAGDFARHFRAFLLENPHYSSDSAAAFCRRFMDRFVRHFQSELEGAPPVDGTSGREELVSWAPQSDATSLEEEAASPSSVCGVAVPPCPTANVAQPASKQAPTRLLLDGRSGDRFQDPYAHGQVLPPSSSSSCCSSVGGNNGRRDDRGGAAAGGNGDAPAQEEEDSWPGAASVGEEVEPDEREAESGEADFPDPSCAPSTPPPGSKGNGSGSSSKNKVKKRFSLRSVGRSVRGSVRGILHWRSSSSDSAQSPLPASYSYTLGMQDATPARNAATQPPTPTSSMPVSLSMPLSLPHSSSSSLPPSSSSSATSLSLSDAARDRRRSNGEGGEKDKWSHRLEKLRLTRSPPPVLTLGAAASVLPPSCANASVAAPRKVGRLVREGGVSVSSSNDELSGGHGFPGFSFALPHHGPDNNNTVAQAAAAPGVAAAGAGNVPWRGGRWHKCRLVLRDREREGERGDEYYLEFFIPPKASKPRRTVACGAIVDVRSTTALEVPDKENSFLLQLEGAVQYVIETRDAIQMRAWLSDIRNGICLSRQEDPDGPPDISGTPENIDRLSQVCYGGVAGSSPPMEPLPPELPPRAPLDDPDARVLGGGGSSLGTPFAETPDATGSFLFSEPTVGDAPEHPLSECQWFHGTLSRLKAAQLVLAGGPASHGVFLVRQSETRRGEYVLTFNFQGKAKHLRLSLNEDGQCRVQHLWFQSIFDMLEHFRVHPIPLESGGASDVTLISFVGAAAVRQPGRDRAGSRPTICDVITTRHPDSPSTPISDCVLDQQTP; encoded by the exons ATGAACGGCTCGCTATTAACTCCTCCCAGCCCAAGGGCAACAAACTCCTCCCCTTTGCCCCCGTCTCCCTCCCCATCGCCGTCCCCACCGTCGCCCTCTCTGCTGCCCCTGTCGCCACGGCCGCCGCCCCTCCCGCCTCTGATGAGCCCGCCACCCCCAACCCACCCGTCCTCGCTGTCGGACACGCCCACTCCTTCGCCCTCGCCCTGCCTCAGCTGGACTGAATTCTGCGAGCTTCACGCCCGCGTGGCGGCCGGCGACTTTGCCCGTCACTTCCGGGCATTTCTCTTGGAGAACCCGCACTACTCGTCTGACTCGGCCGCTGCCTTCTGCCGCCGCTTCATGGATCGCTTCGTCCGCCACTTCCAGAGTGAACTGGAGGGGGCGCCGCCAGTCGACGGCACCTCTGGCAGGGAGGAACTGGTGAGCTGGGCTCCCCAGTCAGACGCCACCTCCCTGGAAGAAGAGGCCGCGTCCCCCTCATCGGTTTGTGGGGTGGCTGTCCCACCCTGCCCCACTGCGAATGTGGCACAGCCGGCCTCTAAACAGGCACCCACGCGCCTCCTGCTGGACGGTCGCAGCGGTGACAGATTTCAAGATCCCTACGCCCACGGCCAGGTCCTGCCACCATCTTCGTCGTCGTCCTGTTGCTCATCTGTGGGCGGCAACAACGGCAGGCGAGACGACAGGGGCGGTGCAGCGGCCGGCGGGAATGGAGATGCGCCCgcccaggaagaggaggacagTTGGCCGGGTGCAGCgtctgtgggggaggaggtggagccGGACGAGCGCGAAGCCGAGAGCGGCGAGGCGGACTTCCCCGATCCCTCATGTGCACCTAGCACGCCCCCGCCCGGTTCCAAAGGCAATGGCTCTGGCTCGAGCTCTAAAAACAAAGTGAAGAAGCGCTTCTCGCTGCGCAGCGTGGGGCGAAGCGTGCGTGGGAGTGTGCGAGGCATCCTGCACTGGCGAAGCTCGTCCAGCGACTCGGCACAGAGCCCGCTGCCCGCAAGCTATAGCTACACCCTGGGCATGCAGGATGCCACTCCGGCCCGGAACGCCGCTACCCAGCCTCCGACGCCCACCTCCTCCATGCCAGTGTCTCTGTCCATGCCCCTGTCCCTGCCCCACTCGTCTTCATCCTCGCTGCCCCCCTCGTCCTCCAGCAGCGCCACCTCTTTGTCGCTTTCCGACGCCGCCCGGGACCGTCGGCGGAGCAACGGTGAAGGCGGGGAGAAGGACAAGTGGAGCCACCGCCTGGAAAAACTGCGACTTACGCGATCCCCGCCTCCTGTCCTCACCCTGGGCGCCGCCGCATCTGTGCTGCCACCCAGCTGCGCCAACGCTTCCGTGGCTGCGCCCAGGAAGGTGGGACGGTTGGTTCGGGAAGGCGGTGTGAGCGTTAGTTCATCTAACGATGAGTTGAGCGGAGGTCACGGCTTCCCGGGCTTTTCCTTTGCTCTCCCGCATCACGGCcccgacaacaacaacacggtGGCACAGGCGGCCGCGGCTCCAGGTGTGGCTGCGGCGGGCGCCGGCAACGTACCCTGGAGGGGCGGGCGTTGGCATAAGTGTCGTCTGGTCCTCCGAGATAGGGAACGGGAAGGCGAGCGTGGTGACGAATACTACTTGGAGTTCTTTATTCCACCCAAG GCGTCAAAACCGCGGCGGACAGTGGCGTGCGGCGCCATCGTGGACGTGAGGAGCACGACGGCACTGGAGGTCCCCGACAAGGAGAACAGCTTCCTGCTGCAG CTGGAAGGCGCTGTCCAGTACGTGATAGAGACGCGAGACGCCATCCAGATGAGGGCGTGGCTCAGCGACATCCGCAACGGAATCTGTCTCAG CAGGCAGGAAGACCCCGACGGCCCGCCGGACATCAGCGGCACGCCCGAGAATATCGACCGTCTGTCGCAAG TGTGCTACGGCGGCGTGGCGGGCTCCTCCCCTCCGATGGAGCCTCTTCCGCCCGAACTGCCGCCACGAGCCCCTCTGGACGACCCTGACGCGCGTGTTCTTGGAGGGGGCGGGTCTAGTCTGGGTACGCCCTTtgctgagacgccggatgccACAG GCTCCTTTCTGTTTTCCGAGCCCACGGTGGGTGACGCGCCGGAGCACCCGCTCAGCGAGTGCCAGTGGTTCCACGGCACCCTGTCGCGCCTCAAAGCGGCCCAGTTGGTGCTGGCGGGCGGGCCGGCCAGCCACGGCGTCTTCCTGGTGCGCCAGAGCGAGACGAGGCGCGGCGAATACGTTCTCACCTTCAACTTCCAGGGGAAGGCCAAG CACCTGCGCCTGTCGCTCAACGAGGACGGACAGTGCCGCGTGCAGCACCTTTGGTTCCAGTCCATCTTCGACATGCTGGAGCATTTCCGCGTGCACCCCATCCCGTTGGAGTCGGGCGGTGCCTCCGACGTCACGCTCATCAGCTTCGTGGGTGCCGCTGCCGTCCGCCAGCCGG GCCGGGACAGGGCGGGCAGCCGGCCTAccatctgtgatgtcatcaccaCGCGCCATCCCGACTCTCCATCAACCCCCATCTCTGACTGTGT ACTTGACCAGCAGACCCCGTAG
- the sh2b1 gene encoding SH2B adapter protein 1 isoform X2, whose amino-acid sequence MNGSLLTPPSPRATNSSPLPPSPSPSPSPPSPSLLPLSPRPPPLPPLMSPPPPTHPSSLSDTPTPSPSPCLSWTEFCELHARVAAGDFARHFRAFLLENPHYSSDSAAAFCRRFMDRFVRHFQSELEGAPPVDGTSGREELVSWAPQSDATSLEEEAASPSSVCGVAVPPCPTANVAQPASKQAPTRLLLDGRSGDRFQDPYAHGQVLPPSSSSSCCSSVGGNNGRRDDRGGAAAGGNGDAPAQEEEDSWPGAASVGEEVEPDEREAESGEADFPDPSCAPSTPPPGSKGNGSGSSSKNKVKKRFSLRSVGRSVRGSVRGILHWRSSSSDSAQSPLPASYSYTLGMQDATPARNAATQPPTPTSSMPVSLSMPLSLPHSSSSSLPPSSSSSATSLSLSDAARDRRRSNGEGGEKDKWSHRLEKLRLTRSPPPVLTLGAAASVLPPSCANASVAAPRKVGRLVREGGVSVSSSNDELSGGHGFPGFSFALPHHGPDNNNTVAQAAAAPGVAAAGAGNVPWRGGRWHKCRLVLRDREREGERGDEYYLEFFIPPKASKPRRTVACGAIVDVRSTTALEVPDKENSFLLQLEGAVQYVIETRDAIQMRAWLSDIRNGICLRQEDPDGPPDISGTPENIDRLSQVCYGGVAGSSPPMEPLPPELPPRAPLDDPDARVLGGGGSSLGTPFAETPDATGSFLFSEPTVGDAPEHPLSECQWFHGTLSRLKAAQLVLAGGPASHGVFLVRQSETRRGEYVLTFNFQGKAKHLRLSLNEDGQCRVQHLWFQSIFDMLEHFRVHPIPLESGGASDVTLISFVGAAAVRQPGRDRAGSRPTICDVITTRHPDSPSTPISDCVLDQQTP is encoded by the exons ATGAACGGCTCGCTATTAACTCCTCCCAGCCCAAGGGCAACAAACTCCTCCCCTTTGCCCCCGTCTCCCTCCCCATCGCCGTCCCCACCGTCGCCCTCTCTGCTGCCCCTGTCGCCACGGCCGCCGCCCCTCCCGCCTCTGATGAGCCCGCCACCCCCAACCCACCCGTCCTCGCTGTCGGACACGCCCACTCCTTCGCCCTCGCCCTGCCTCAGCTGGACTGAATTCTGCGAGCTTCACGCCCGCGTGGCGGCCGGCGACTTTGCCCGTCACTTCCGGGCATTTCTCTTGGAGAACCCGCACTACTCGTCTGACTCGGCCGCTGCCTTCTGCCGCCGCTTCATGGATCGCTTCGTCCGCCACTTCCAGAGTGAACTGGAGGGGGCGCCGCCAGTCGACGGCACCTCTGGCAGGGAGGAACTGGTGAGCTGGGCTCCCCAGTCAGACGCCACCTCCCTGGAAGAAGAGGCCGCGTCCCCCTCATCGGTTTGTGGGGTGGCTGTCCCACCCTGCCCCACTGCGAATGTGGCACAGCCGGCCTCTAAACAGGCACCCACGCGCCTCCTGCTGGACGGTCGCAGCGGTGACAGATTTCAAGATCCCTACGCCCACGGCCAGGTCCTGCCACCATCTTCGTCGTCGTCCTGTTGCTCATCTGTGGGCGGCAACAACGGCAGGCGAGACGACAGGGGCGGTGCAGCGGCCGGCGGGAATGGAGATGCGCCCgcccaggaagaggaggacagTTGGCCGGGTGCAGCgtctgtgggggaggaggtggagccGGACGAGCGCGAAGCCGAGAGCGGCGAGGCGGACTTCCCCGATCCCTCATGTGCACCTAGCACGCCCCCGCCCGGTTCCAAAGGCAATGGCTCTGGCTCGAGCTCTAAAAACAAAGTGAAGAAGCGCTTCTCGCTGCGCAGCGTGGGGCGAAGCGTGCGTGGGAGTGTGCGAGGCATCCTGCACTGGCGAAGCTCGTCCAGCGACTCGGCACAGAGCCCGCTGCCCGCAAGCTATAGCTACACCCTGGGCATGCAGGATGCCACTCCGGCCCGGAACGCCGCTACCCAGCCTCCGACGCCCACCTCCTCCATGCCAGTGTCTCTGTCCATGCCCCTGTCCCTGCCCCACTCGTCTTCATCCTCGCTGCCCCCCTCGTCCTCCAGCAGCGCCACCTCTTTGTCGCTTTCCGACGCCGCCCGGGACCGTCGGCGGAGCAACGGTGAAGGCGGGGAGAAGGACAAGTGGAGCCACCGCCTGGAAAAACTGCGACTTACGCGATCCCCGCCTCCTGTCCTCACCCTGGGCGCCGCCGCATCTGTGCTGCCACCCAGCTGCGCCAACGCTTCCGTGGCTGCGCCCAGGAAGGTGGGACGGTTGGTTCGGGAAGGCGGTGTGAGCGTTAGTTCATCTAACGATGAGTTGAGCGGAGGTCACGGCTTCCCGGGCTTTTCCTTTGCTCTCCCGCATCACGGCcccgacaacaacaacacggtGGCACAGGCGGCCGCGGCTCCAGGTGTGGCTGCGGCGGGCGCCGGCAACGTACCCTGGAGGGGCGGGCGTTGGCATAAGTGTCGTCTGGTCCTCCGAGATAGGGAACGGGAAGGCGAGCGTGGTGACGAATACTACTTGGAGTTCTTTATTCCACCCAAG GCGTCAAAACCGCGGCGGACAGTGGCGTGCGGCGCCATCGTGGACGTGAGGAGCACGACGGCACTGGAGGTCCCCGACAAGGAGAACAGCTTCCTGCTGCAG CTGGAAGGCGCTGTCCAGTACGTGATAGAGACGCGAGACGCCATCCAGATGAGGGCGTGGCTCAGCGACATCCGCAACGGAATCTGTCTCAG GCAGGAAGACCCCGACGGCCCGCCGGACATCAGCGGCACGCCCGAGAATATCGACCGTCTGTCGCAAG TGTGCTACGGCGGCGTGGCGGGCTCCTCCCCTCCGATGGAGCCTCTTCCGCCCGAACTGCCGCCACGAGCCCCTCTGGACGACCCTGACGCGCGTGTTCTTGGAGGGGGCGGGTCTAGTCTGGGTACGCCCTTtgctgagacgccggatgccACAG GCTCCTTTCTGTTTTCCGAGCCCACGGTGGGTGACGCGCCGGAGCACCCGCTCAGCGAGTGCCAGTGGTTCCACGGCACCCTGTCGCGCCTCAAAGCGGCCCAGTTGGTGCTGGCGGGCGGGCCGGCCAGCCACGGCGTCTTCCTGGTGCGCCAGAGCGAGACGAGGCGCGGCGAATACGTTCTCACCTTCAACTTCCAGGGGAAGGCCAAG CACCTGCGCCTGTCGCTCAACGAGGACGGACAGTGCCGCGTGCAGCACCTTTGGTTCCAGTCCATCTTCGACATGCTGGAGCATTTCCGCGTGCACCCCATCCCGTTGGAGTCGGGCGGTGCCTCCGACGTCACGCTCATCAGCTTCGTGGGTGCCGCTGCCGTCCGCCAGCCGG GCCGGGACAGGGCGGGCAGCCGGCCTAccatctgtgatgtcatcaccaCGCGCCATCCCGACTCTCCATCAACCCCCATCTCTGACTGTGT ACTTGACCAGCAGACCCCGTAG
- the mfsd11 gene encoding UNC93-like protein MFSD11, whose amino-acid sequence MGPDGKKLINVIVLGVAFMFIFTAFQTCGNIEQTVIKSFNSSTFHGSGYTSMAVIYGVFSGCNLLAPSVVAVMGAQLSMFFSGLLYSAYIAVFVYPYTWSFYAASVLVGIGAAVLWTAQGNVLALNSDTRTIGRNSGVFWALLQFSLLFGNLFIFLAWRGHEHISDKDRQTVFISLTVISLVGCFLFFLIRKPDPEVAPGDESEALLPSDSGESTSGSSFSHVCSQALDAFVRVCKMLVTKEMLLLSLSIAYTGVELTFYSGVYGTCIGAMTGLGADAKSLMGLSGICVGLGEILGGGAFGALTKGGGRVGRNPVVLLGLLSHYVAFYLIFINIADDAPLAPEEGTQLIAYIRPSVGVALLCSFLLGLGDSCFNTQLLSIIGFTFRNNSAPAFAAFKFIQSILAAVAFFYSNFLLLHWQLVIMVVLGFAGSLTFFVAEWRAQAGGVDGI is encoded by the exons ATGGGTCCTGACGGCAAGAAGTTGATCAACGTCATCGTCCTGGGCGTGGCCTTCATGTTCATCTTCACCGCCTTCCAGACGTGCGGCAACATCGAG CAAACGGTCATCAAGAGCTTCAACAGCAGCACCTTCCATGGCAGTGGATACACCAG CATGGCGGTGATCTACGGCGTGTTCTCGGGGTGCAATCTGCTGGCGCCGTCGGTGGTGGCGGTCATGGGTGCGCAGCTATCCATGTTCTTCAGCGGCCTGCTGTACAGCGCCTACATCGCCGTCTTCGTCTACCCGTACACGTGGAGCTTCTACGCCGCCTCGGTGCTGGTGGGCATCGGCGCCGCCGTGCTGTGGACGGCGCAGGGCAACGTGCTGGCGCTCAACTCGGACACGCGTACCATCGGCAGGAACAGCGGCGTCTTTTGGGCGCTGCTGCAGTTCAG CTTACTGTTTGGAAACTTGTTCATCTTCTTGGCCTGGCGCGGACACGAGCACATCTCAG ACAAGGACCGGCAGACGGTGTTCATCTCCCTGACGGTCATCAGCCTGGTGGGctgcttcctcttctttctcaTCCGGAAGCCCGACCCCGAAGTGGCGCCTGGCGACGAATCGGAGGCCCTGCTGCCCTCCGACTCGGGCGAGAGTACATCTGG CTCGTCTTTCTCGCACGTCTGCTCGCAAGCCCTGGACGCTTTTG TGCGGGTGTGCAAGATGCTGGTGACCAAGGAGATGTTGCTGCTCAGCTTGTCCATCGCGTACACAG GCGTGGAGCTCACCTTCTACAGCGGTGTGTACGGCACGTGCATCGGCGCCATGACGGGCTTGGGAGCGGACGCCAAGAGCTTGATGGGGCTGTCGGGCATCTGCGTGGGCCTGGGCGAGATCCTGGGCGGGGGCGCCTTTGGCGCGCTCACCAAGGGCGGCGGCCGCGTTGGCCGCAATCCCGTGGTGCTGCTCGGCCTGTTGTCGCACTACGTGGCCTTCTACCTCATCTTCATCAACATTGCCGACGACGCTCCTCTGGCGCCCGAAGAAGGAACCCAGCTCATCGCCTACATACGGCCTAG TGTGGGCGTGGCGCTGCTGTGCAGCTTCCTTTTGGGCTTGGGCGACAGCTGCTTCAACACACAGCTACTCAGCATCATCGGTTTCACCTTCCGCAACAACAGTGCCCCCGCCTTCGCCGCCTTCAAGTTCATTCAG TCCATCCTGGCAGCGGTGGCCTTTTTCTACAGCAACTTCCTTCTGCTGCACTGGCAGCTCGTCATCATGGTCGTGTTGGGATTCGCCGGATCACTCACCTTCTTTGTTGCCGAGTGGCGGGCACAGGCAGGCGGCGTTGACGGGATCTGA